Proteins co-encoded in one Pongo pygmaeus isolate AG05252 chromosome 23, NHGRI_mPonPyg2-v2.0_pri, whole genome shotgun sequence genomic window:
- the COMT gene encoding catechol O-methyltransferase isoform X2, with the protein MLEAPPLLLAAVLLGLVLLVVLLLLLRHWGWGLCLIGWNEFVMQPIYNLLMGDTKEQRILHHVLQHAEPGNAESVLEAIDTYCEQKEWAMNVGKKKGKIVDAVIQEHQPSVLLELGAYCGYSAVRMARLLSPGARLLTIEINPDFAAVTQRMVDFAGVQDKVTLVLGASQDIIPQLKKKYDVDTLDMVFLDHWKDRYLPDTLLLEECGLLRKGTVLLADNVICPGAPDFLAHVRGSSRFECTHYQSFLEYRQVVDGLEKAIYKGPGSEAGP; encoded by the exons ATGCTGGAGGCCCCGCCTCTGCTGCTGGCAGCTGTGTTGCTGGGCCTGGTGCTGCtggtggtgctgctgctgctcctgagGCACTGGGGCTGGGGCCTGTGCCTTATTGGCTGGAACGAGTTCGTCATGCAGCCCATCTACAACCTGCTCATGGGTGACACCAAGGAGCAGCGCATCCTGCACCACGTGCTGCAGCATGCGGAGCCCGGGAATGCAGAGAGTGTGCTGGAGGCCATCGACACCTACTGCGAGCAGAAGGAGTGGGCCATGAACGTGGGCAAGAAGAAAG GCAAGATCGTGGACGCCGTGATTCAGGAGCACCAGCCCTCCGTGCTGCTGGAGCTGGGGGCCTACTGTGGCTACTCAGCTGTGCGCATGGCCCGCCTGCTGTCACCAGGGGCGAGGCTGCTCACCATCGAGATCAACCCTGACTTCGCCGCCGTCACCCAGCGGATGGTGGATTTCGCTGGCGTGCAGGACAAG GTCACCCTTGTGCTTGGGGCGTCCCAGGACATCATTCCCCAGCTGAAGAAGAAGTATGACGTGGACACGCTGGACATGGTCTTCCTCGACCACTGGAAGGACCGGTACCTGCCGGACACGCTTCTCCTGGAG GAATGTGGCCTGCTGCGGAAGGGGACAGTGCTACTGGCTGACAACGTGATCTGCCCAGGTGCGCCAGACTTCCTAGCACACGTGCGCGGGAGCAGCCGCTTTGAGTGCACACACTACCAATCGTTCCTGGAATACAGGCAGGTGGTGGACGGCCTGGAGAAGGCCATCTACAAGGGCCCAGGCAGCGAAGCAGGGCCCTGA
- the COMT gene encoding catechol O-methyltransferase isoform X1, with the protein MARNNICFAAELRGDPRLFPQPEGWSLLRGALKMLEAPPLLLAAVLLGLVLLVVLLLLLRHWGWGLCLIGWNEFVMQPIYNLLMGDTKEQRILHHVLQHAEPGNAESVLEAIDTYCEQKEWAMNVGKKKGKIVDAVIQEHQPSVLLELGAYCGYSAVRMARLLSPGARLLTIEINPDFAAVTQRMVDFAGVQDKVTLVLGASQDIIPQLKKKYDVDTLDMVFLDHWKDRYLPDTLLLEECGLLRKGTVLLADNVICPGAPDFLAHVRGSSRFECTHYQSFLEYRQVVDGLEKAIYKGPGSEAGP; encoded by the exons ATGGCCAG AAATAACATCTGCTTTGCTGCCGAGCTCAGAGGAGATCCCAGACTCTTCCCACAGCCAGAGGGCTGGAGCCTGCTCAGAGGTGCTTTGAAG ATGCTGGAGGCCCCGCCTCTGCTGCTGGCAGCTGTGTTGCTGGGCCTGGTGCTGCtggtggtgctgctgctgctcctgagGCACTGGGGCTGGGGCCTGTGCCTTATTGGCTGGAACGAGTTCGTCATGCAGCCCATCTACAACCTGCTCATGGGTGACACCAAGGAGCAGCGCATCCTGCACCACGTGCTGCAGCATGCGGAGCCCGGGAATGCAGAGAGTGTGCTGGAGGCCATCGACACCTACTGCGAGCAGAAGGAGTGGGCCATGAACGTGGGCAAGAAGAAAG GCAAGATCGTGGACGCCGTGATTCAGGAGCACCAGCCCTCCGTGCTGCTGGAGCTGGGGGCCTACTGTGGCTACTCAGCTGTGCGCATGGCCCGCCTGCTGTCACCAGGGGCGAGGCTGCTCACCATCGAGATCAACCCTGACTTCGCCGCCGTCACCCAGCGGATGGTGGATTTCGCTGGCGTGCAGGACAAG GTCACCCTTGTGCTTGGGGCGTCCCAGGACATCATTCCCCAGCTGAAGAAGAAGTATGACGTGGACACGCTGGACATGGTCTTCCTCGACCACTGGAAGGACCGGTACCTGCCGGACACGCTTCTCCTGGAG GAATGTGGCCTGCTGCGGAAGGGGACAGTGCTACTGGCTGACAACGTGATCTGCCCAGGTGCGCCAGACTTCCTAGCACACGTGCGCGGGAGCAGCCGCTTTGAGTGCACACACTACCAATCGTTCCTGGAATACAGGCAGGTGGTGGACGGCCTGGAGAAGGCCATCTACAAGGGCCCAGGCAGCGAAGCAGGGCCCTGA